In Candidatus Binataceae bacterium, one DNA window encodes the following:
- a CDS encoding phosphatidylserine decarboxylase: MDVRAGALTRRVGGAVGIAPEGVTMASVVLAAGTLALILGWNGAGAVAIVCGLAIAAFFRDPERSPATASERLVFSGADGTVSDVTEMPLPGAGSDERYHRVSVFMSPLNVHVNRAPVGGEVTSVRHTPGAFNAAFRDHASEHNERNLVVMTDARGRQHAIAQIAGYLARRIVCRLHPHDMVRCGERIGLIMFGSRVDHFIPRDYRIVVNIGERVRAGESIIGELLQ, from the coding sequence ATGGATGTGCGGGCCGGTGCTTTGACCCGGCGCGTGGGCGGCGCAGTGGGAATCGCACCCGAGGGCGTCACGATGGCCTCCGTGGTGCTCGCCGCGGGCACGCTGGCGCTGATTCTCGGATGGAACGGCGCCGGCGCGGTGGCGATCGTGTGCGGCCTCGCAATCGCCGCTTTCTTCCGCGACCCCGAGCGCTCGCCCGCCACCGCCTCGGAACGCCTGGTGTTCTCGGGCGCCGACGGCACGGTGAGCGACGTGACGGAGATGCCGCTGCCCGGCGCCGGCAGCGATGAACGCTACCATCGCGTGTCGGTCTTCATGTCGCCACTCAACGTGCACGTCAACCGCGCTCCCGTCGGCGGCGAGGTCACGAGCGTACGCCATACGCCCGGGGCGTTTAACGCCGCCTTTCGCGACCACGCTAGCGAGCACAACGAGCGCAATCTCGTCGTTATGACCGACGCACGGGGCCGCCAACATGCGATTGCACAAATCGCAGGTTACCTGGCGCGGCGCATCGTTTGCCGTCTGCACCCGCACGATATGGTTCGCTGTGGCGAGCGAATTGGACTTATAATGTTCGGTAGTCGCGTCGATCATTTCATCCCGCGGGACTACCGGATAGTGGTTAACATAGGAGAACGGGTGCGTGCCGGAGAGAGTATAATCGGAGAGTTGCTCCAATGA
- the leuB gene encoding 3-isopropylmalate dehydrogenase — MAYKILVLKGDGIGPEVVGEALQVLRIVARNAALDLEFKEGVAGGHAIDQFGTPLPADVLKQAKDCDAILFGAVGGPKWDDPKADKRPEQALLTLRKELGLFANVRPVKAVKELTVSSPLRQEIINGVDLVVIRELTGGIYYGKPSERRSNGDLRAAVDTCVYSEEEIVRVLRYGFELARERRKRLTSVDKANILATSRLWREIAGELAREYKDVAFENQLVDSMAMHLIRRPRDFDVIVTENMFGDILTDEASVLAGSMGLLPSASLGDELNSAGCRIGLFEPIHGSAPDIAGRDEANPLAAILSAAMLLEHSLGMRSEAETIEQAVEAVLHEGYRTRDLGAGSGTKVVGCKAMGRVVREKLEGAES, encoded by the coding sequence ATGGCCTACAAGATTCTGGTTCTCAAGGGTGACGGGATCGGCCCCGAAGTGGTCGGCGAAGCGCTGCAGGTGCTCAGGATCGTGGCGCGCAATGCCGCGCTCGACCTCGAGTTCAAGGAAGGCGTGGCCGGCGGCCATGCGATCGATCAGTTCGGCACTCCGCTCCCCGCCGACGTGCTCAAGCAGGCCAAGGACTGCGATGCGATCCTGTTCGGCGCGGTCGGCGGCCCCAAGTGGGACGACCCCAAGGCCGACAAGCGCCCCGAGCAAGCGTTGCTCACGCTGCGCAAGGAACTGGGGCTGTTCGCCAACGTGCGCCCGGTCAAGGCGGTCAAGGAGCTCACCGTGAGCTCCCCGCTGCGCCAGGAGATCATCAATGGCGTCGACCTTGTGGTCATCCGCGAACTCACCGGTGGCATCTACTACGGCAAGCCCTCCGAGCGGCGCAGCAACGGCGACCTCCGCGCGGCCGTGGACACCTGCGTCTATTCCGAGGAAGAGATCGTCCGCGTGCTGCGCTACGGCTTCGAACTGGCGCGCGAACGCCGCAAGCGCCTGACCTCCGTCGACAAAGCCAACATCCTCGCCACCTCGCGGCTGTGGCGCGAGATCGCGGGCGAGCTGGCCAGGGAATATAAGGACGTCGCTTTCGAGAATCAGCTCGTCGATTCGATGGCGATGCATCTTATCCGCCGACCGCGCGACTTCGACGTGATCGTCACCGAGAACATGTTCGGCGATATCCTCACCGACGAAGCCTCGGTGCTGGCAGGCTCGATGGGTCTGTTGCCGTCGGCCTCGCTCGGCGACGAGCTCAATTCCGCGGGATGCCGCATCGGGCTCTTCGAGCCAATTCACGGCTCCGCTCCGGATATCGCCGGCCGCGACGAGGCCAATCCGCTGGCCGCGATTCTGTCCGCCGCGATGCTGCTCGAGCATTCGCTTGGAATGCGCTCGGAGGCCGAGACAATCGAGCAGGCGGTCGAGGCCGTACTGCACGAAGGCTATCGCACGCGCGACCTCGGAGCCGGTTCGGGCACCAAGGTGGTGGGGTGCAAGGCGATGGGCCGGGTGGTGCGGGAAAAGCTCGAAGGCGCGGAGAGCTGA
- the ilvC gene encoding ketol-acid reductoisomerase — MQVHYDRDADLSCLRPHKIAILGFGSQGHAHALNLRDSGMEVCVGLRKGSPSWDKAAKQGLAVFETAEAARRSDIVMMLVPDEMGSEIYEAEVAPHLTPGKYLAFGHGFNIHFKFIKPAPGVNVFMIAPKGPGHLVRSEYVKGRGVPCLLAVEQDPSGDTKRIGLAYGSAIGGGRAAIIETSFREETETDLFGEQSVLCGGLTELIRAGYETLVAAGYAPEMAYFECVHEVKLIVDLIYEGGIANMRYSISNTAEYGDMTRGKRVVGPASRQAMKELLGDIQSGKFANEWIAEYRAGLPHFRELRKEAEKHPLEEVGHKLRSFMPWLASDRLVDKAKN; from the coding sequence TACGATCGCGACGCCGACCTCAGCTGTCTGCGCCCTCACAAAATCGCCATCCTGGGCTTCGGCAGCCAGGGCCATGCCCATGCGCTCAATCTGCGCGACAGCGGGATGGAGGTATGCGTGGGGCTGCGCAAGGGCAGCCCGTCGTGGGACAAGGCCGCCAAGCAAGGCCTGGCAGTCTTCGAGACCGCCGAGGCCGCACGCCGCTCCGACATCGTGATGATGCTCGTGCCGGACGAGATGGGATCGGAGATTTACGAGGCCGAAGTCGCCCCCCATCTCACGCCGGGCAAGTACCTCGCTTTCGGCCACGGCTTCAACATCCATTTCAAGTTCATCAAGCCCGCGCCCGGCGTCAACGTTTTCATGATCGCGCCCAAGGGCCCCGGCCATCTCGTGCGCTCCGAGTACGTCAAGGGACGCGGCGTGCCCTGCCTGCTCGCGGTCGAGCAGGATCCTTCGGGCGACACCAAGCGGATCGGACTCGCGTACGGATCGGCGATCGGCGGCGGCCGCGCGGCGATTATCGAGACCAGCTTTCGCGAAGAGACCGAAACTGATCTGTTCGGCGAACAATCGGTGCTGTGCGGCGGGCTGACCGAGCTGATCCGCGCCGGTTACGAAACCCTGGTCGCGGCCGGTTACGCGCCGGAGATGGCTTACTTCGAGTGCGTGCACGAAGTGAAGCTCATCGTCGACCTCATCTACGAGGGCGGCATCGCCAACATGCGCTACTCGATCAGCAACACCGCCGAGTACGGCGACATGACGCGCGGCAAGCGCGTGGTCGGACCGGCCTCGCGCCAGGCGATGAAGGAGCTGCTCGGCGATATCCAGTCGGGCAAGTTCGCCAACGAATGGATCGCCGAGTACCGAGCCGGTTTGCCGCATTTCCGCGAGCTCCGCAAGGAGGCGGAAAAGCATCCGCTCGAAGAGGTCGGACACAAGCTGCGCTCCTTCATGCCGTGGCTCGCGAGCGACCGCCTGGTCGATAAGGCCAAGAACTGA
- the pssA gene encoding CDP-diacylglycerol--serine O-phosphatidyltransferase translates to MSRRERQNPSAQARMRLISGRLKEQQRRVVAPLRRGVFLAPATITSLGLLSGFFGLVSAINSHFELAAVMILIAFVCDGLDGRVARLSRTSSHFGVEYDSLSDVVAFGVAPAGIAYCWSLKLLGAWGVVIAGMFVICAALRLARFNVQTASTDKRRFVGLPVPGAAAMIAGSVLAYSYFEFESPRALVTVMAPLTIALASLMISRVPYPSFKTVNLRARAPVELLVVMLLALAFLFAMPQFTFFVLATAYVVSGPYLLLMGERPQTLAPVLGPEVAAQSPANPQRNRSAASAARATSDLSGNPPPPQVR, encoded by the coding sequence ATGAGCCGACGGGAAAGACAGAATCCCAGCGCACAGGCGCGGATGCGGCTTATATCGGGCCGTTTGAAGGAACAGCAGCGGCGCGTGGTCGCGCCGCTCCGCCGCGGGGTTTTCCTTGCGCCCGCCACCATCACGTCGCTCGGCCTGCTCTCGGGCTTCTTCGGCCTGGTCTCGGCGATCAATTCGCACTTCGAGCTGGCGGCCGTGATGATCCTCATCGCCTTCGTCTGCGACGGGCTCGATGGCCGCGTGGCGCGGCTCTCGCGCACTTCGAGCCACTTCGGCGTCGAGTACGACAGCCTCTCCGACGTGGTCGCCTTCGGCGTGGCGCCGGCGGGAATCGCCTATTGCTGGTCGCTCAAATTGCTCGGCGCGTGGGGCGTGGTGATCGCCGGGATGTTCGTGATCTGCGCCGCGCTCAGGCTCGCGCGTTTCAACGTGCAGACCGCCAGCACCGACAAGCGCCGCTTCGTCGGGCTGCCGGTGCCGGGCGCCGCGGCGATGATCGCGGGCAGCGTGCTCGCCTACAGCTACTTCGAATTCGAGTCGCCGCGCGCGCTGGTGACCGTGATGGCGCCGCTCACGATAGCGCTCGCGTCCCTGATGATCTCGCGGGTGCCCTACCCCAGCTTCAAGACCGTCAACCTGCGCGCCCGCGCGCCGGTCGAATTGCTGGTCGTGATGCTGCTCGCGCTGGCGTTCCTGTTCGCGATGCCGCAGTTTACGTTCTTCGTGCTGGCGACGGCGTACGTCGTCTCGGGACCGTACCTGTTGCTGATGGGCGAACGCCCGCAGACGCTCGCGCCGGTGCTGGGACCGGAGGTGGCTGCTCAATCGCCCGCGAATCCGCAGAGAAACCGTTCGGCCGCCAGCGCCGCCCGCGCAACTAGCGATTTGTCGGGTAATCCGCCGCCACCGCAAGTTCGCTGA
- a CDS encoding 2-isopropylmalate synthase, with the protein MPMAKTMTPAGNNVRDDVRDILPDPNYVRIFDTTLRDGEQSPGCTMNVEEKLAIARQLERLGVDIIEAGFAASSPGDFESVNRIADAVSRPTVVSLSRTREEDVDAALRAVDKARNPGIHIFIATSDIHLKHKLNMTREDVLSAATWAVARAKQHLDYIEFSCEDASRSDWDYMAKICAEVIRAGARIINLPDTTGHAIPEEFGEMFAYMRRTVEGGDRVIWSAHCHNDLGLAVANSLAAIKNGARQVECTINGIGERAGNTSMEEVVMALRTRQDLMAVRTGIDTRQIYPASRLLSQIIGQPVPPNKPIVGDNAFAHEAGIHQDGVLKYKLTYEIMKPEDIGIPSNKLVLGKHSGRHAFVNRLEELGIGTASIDVNKAFAAFKVLCDKKKIVYDDDILALVNEETRRTADHFELLDVRVTSSAKTTPHAEVTIRIAGGKESVAEASGDGMVDACYKAIYKLAGMQPALERYSVKAITGGTDALGEVSCLVRSDGMTVAGQGAHSDIVMASALALVNALNRLQGRAKSAAPPRPAEGGV; encoded by the coding sequence ATGCCGATGGCAAAAACGATGACCCCAGCCGGGAATAACGTCCGAGATGACGTGCGGGACATTCTGCCCGACCCCAACTACGTCCGCATCTTCGACACCACGTTGCGCGACGGCGAACAATCGCCCGGCTGCACGATGAACGTCGAGGAGAAGCTCGCGATCGCGCGCCAGCTCGAGCGGCTGGGTGTCGATATCATCGAGGCCGGTTTCGCCGCGTCGTCGCCCGGCGATTTCGAGTCGGTCAATCGAATCGCCGACGCCGTCAGCCGGCCGACCGTAGTCAGCCTCTCGCGCACGCGCGAGGAAGACGTCGACGCGGCGCTGCGCGCGGTGGACAAGGCGCGCAACCCCGGCATCCACATCTTCATCGCGACCTCCGACATCCATCTCAAGCACAAGCTCAACATGACGCGCGAGGACGTGCTGAGCGCGGCGACCTGGGCGGTCGCGCGGGCCAAACAGCATCTCGACTATATCGAGTTCTCCTGCGAAGACGCCTCGCGTTCCGACTGGGATTACATGGCCAAGATTTGCGCCGAGGTGATCCGCGCCGGCGCCCGCATTATCAACCTGCCCGACACCACCGGCCACGCGATTCCCGAGGAGTTCGGCGAGATGTTCGCCTACATGCGGCGCACCGTCGAGGGCGGCGACCGCGTGATCTGGAGCGCGCACTGCCATAACGACCTCGGCCTTGCGGTCGCCAACTCGCTGGCCGCGATCAAGAACGGCGCGCGCCAGGTCGAATGCACGATCAACGGCATCGGCGAGCGCGCCGGCAACACCTCGATGGAAGAAGTCGTGATGGCCCTGCGCACGCGCCAGGACCTGATGGCGGTGCGCACCGGAATCGACACTCGCCAGATCTATCCGGCCTCGCGCCTGCTCTCGCAGATCATCGGCCAGCCCGTGCCGCCCAACAAACCCATCGTCGGCGACAACGCCTTCGCCCACGAGGCCGGCATCCATCAGGACGGCGTGCTCAAGTACAAGCTGACCTACGAAATCATGAAGCCCGAGGATATCGGGATCCCCTCGAACAAGCTCGTGCTGGGCAAACACTCGGGCCGCCACGCTTTCGTCAACCGGCTCGAGGAACTCGGTATCGGCACCGCCTCGATCGACGTCAACAAGGCCTTCGCCGCGTTCAAGGTGCTGTGCGACAAAAAGAAGATCGTTTACGACGACGATATCCTGGCGCTGGTCAACGAGGAAACGCGGCGCACCGCGGACCATTTCGAGCTGCTCGACGTTCGCGTGACCTCGTCGGCCAAGACCACGCCGCACGCCGAAGTGACGATACGCATCGCGGGCGGCAAGGAGAGTGTCGCCGAGGCCTCGGGCGACGGCATGGTTGACGCGTGTTACAAGGCGATCTACAAGCTCGCCGGCATGCAGCCCGCACTCGAGCGCTATTCGGTCAAGGCGATCACCGGCGGCACCGACGCGCTCGGCGAAGTGAGCTGTCTGGTGCGGTCGGACGGGATGACGGTCGCCGGGCAGGGCGCCCACAGCGACATCGTGATGGCGAGCGCGCTCGCGCTGGTCAATGCGCTCAATCGCCTGCAGGGCCGCGCAAAGTCCGCCGCGCCGCCGCGTCCGGCCGAGGGAGGAGTCTAA